A window of Terriglobia bacterium genomic DNA:
CACTCACCGGTCGAGCAGCCGCATGCTGTACAGGCAGCGGCGCCAGGGGTTCAGCCCGCCGCGCCAGAAGCGCAGACGCTAGCGCCACGGGTCACGCCGGACGCTGCCGATGCGCAGGCGTCAACGGGCCCGGAGGTCGCAATGGTCCTGAAGAAAACGGACCTGAAACTGCCGGGCGGAAAGCATGACGCCAAGATTCCCGATTCTGAAATTGTTCCGGACCAGACGATCATTCTCAACGGTGGTACGGTTCCGAAACGGATTGGTGCAGAGGAAGCAGTAGCACCACCGAAAGTTGCGGCAGATGGAACCCCTGGTATGAGTAACATTCTGAATATGGTGAAGCCGACCACGCAACCTAAAGCCGATTTCCAAGCTTCGACGATTTCGGCACCAGTATTGATCAAGCAGGTGGCGCCGCGATTCCCTGCCTTTGCCCGGCAGATGCATATCCAGAGCGACCGGGTGATCCTGAATGGGACTGTTGGAAAGGACGGTTCGGTTACCAGCATCAAAGTTATCCGTGGAAACCAGGTATTCGTTGGGCCCGCGATAGCGGCAGTAAAAGAATGGAAATACAAACCGGCCATACTGAACGGCCAGCCCACGCCCTCGACGGTTGAAATCGTAGTGAACTTCGTGGATCGCTGAACCTCTGATGAACGCATGACCGCCCCGGCACTCTGCCGGGGTTTTTCACTGTCGTTGACATTTTCACTGTGCAACGTGCAAACTAACGACTCCCGGGTGATAGCGGATTTTTCCGCTCCGTAGCGGTCTGCGCGGCGCACGGAAGACATTAACTGATGAACGCGACCAGGGTCTCATACACGCTGGACTCCTCGTTGGAGAGCGTGAACAAGGCGGAAGAGACTGCCACAGAGTTCGCCACCAAGACCGGATTCGATCCGGAGGAGGTGCAGCGGATCTCGATGGCGGTTCGTGAAGCCACGGTGAATGCCGTCCTGCATGGTAATTCATATGACCCTCGCAAGAAGGTGCATATCGCGTTTGAGGCCGCAGGCGATGCCCTGACGGTTACGGTTCGGGACGAGGGCAAGGGACTGGATCAGGAAGAAATTCCCGATCCTCTCGCCCCTGAGAATCTTTTGAAGCAGTCAGGACGTGGCATTTTCCTTATTCGGGCTTTCATGGATGAAGTCCGCTTCCGTAACATGGAACCCGGCACAGAAGTTACTTTGATCAAGAGGCTGTCCGGTGACTCCCGCGACGGCAAGGAGGCTTCCCAGTGACGATGAAAGCAAGCACCCGGCAGGTGGATGGCGTCACCATCATTGATTTGAGTGGGCGCATCACTCTCGGCGAAGGCAGCGTGGTTCTTCGCGATACCATCCGCAACTCGGTCGGACAGGGGATCAAGAAGATCGTCCTTAACCTAGGTGATGTGACCTATATCGACAGCTCGGGAATCGGCGAGCTGGTCAGCGCCTTCACCAGCGTTCGCAACCAGGGCGGCGAACTGAAGCTGCTGAACCTGACGAAGAAGGTTCATGACCTGCTCCAGATCACGAAGCTCTATACGGTCTTCGACGTGAAGGACGACGAGGCGAGCGCCATCAAGGCATTCAAGTAATGCTTTAGCTTTTTGTCTATAAGTTGATCTCTAACGGCTGCCTGCGGGTAGCCGTTGGTGCTTATGGGCCATTCGTCATTCAGTTCACTTCCCTTCCTTTGCTTTCTTAGCGACCAGCGCCTGAACCATCTGGCCGGCGAAGTCGGCCGCGGGCGGATCCTGGTTGGCAAGCGCCACAATGGTGTATGGCGAGTTGAGCACGATGTACAACTCCGTATTCACGCCGGGATATCCGCCGCCGTGACCGACCACGGTCTCACCTTGAACATGCTCGATTTGCATGGCGTAGCCGTATTCGCCACCCCAGGGCGTTTTGCCGTGCGGCTGGGCCATTCTCTCGAACGTAGCCTTGCTGACCAGCTTTCCATTGCGCAGGGCGGCGGCGAAGCGGATGAGGTCGTTGGCGGTGGAGAGGGCGCCGCCGGCGGGGCTGCCGATATCGGGCTTGGCGGCATGCCATGCGGCCGAAGGCCCGTTCTCGCTCATCTGCGTGTAAGGCGTCACCATGCGCGCGTCGTGATGCGGAATGTTATTGGGATCGCTGTTCTTCATTCCGGCGGGTTCGAAGATATGCTTGCGGAGGTAGTCGGGATAGGCTTCACCGGAGACCTTCTCCACAATGGCGCCGGCGAGCGTCAAGCCGGCGTTGCTGTAAGACCAACTGCTTCCGGGTTCGAATTTCGGCGGGACGTTTTCGAAGAGCGGCACGAATTCCGATGCGCGCTTTACGCCATCCTTCATCATCTCTGGCGTACGCTTGTCGAGGAAATCTCCAAGACCGCCGGTGTGCGATAGCAACATTCCGACCGTGACTTTTTCGCGAATGGTTTGATTGCCGTACCGGGGGAAGAACTTGCCGACAACGTCGTTGTAGGAGAGCTTGCCTTGATCTACCAGCTGGCCGACGGCGGCGGCGGTGAACATCTTGCCCATGGAGCCGAGCGTGAACTGGGTATCGGCTGTGATCGGCGTTTTGTTCTCGCGATTGGCAAATCCACCAGTCGCGATGGCGATGGGCTGCGTTCCGCGCGCGACCATTACGATGCCGGAGAAGAGGCCGGAGCCGGAGAGGCGCGCTACGGTCGACTCCACTTCTTTCTTTACGACAGCGTCACTGACGTCGTTGGGCAGTGCGGAGTCAGGAATTTCGGCGGGGCGGAAACCTATGCCGCCGAGTTTGCCGTTGCTTACCCTGAATTCGAGTCCGAGAAAGATGCCGCTCTTCTTGCCCTTCGCCGTTAGCTGGAGGTGATCCGGAGCCGACTCGTTGACCTTCACAACATCGAAGCCACCTTGCTGCGTGCATTCCTGTAACTGGGTGTCAGCTACCTCGTCGGCACTGTGCTCCTTCAGAAACGCTTCTTCACGGTTCGCGGCATTCCACTTGGCAAGGGCGTCATGATTTGGCGCGTTGCACAGGGTGAGCCATTCAGAGGCCAGCTTTCCGGTCTCTGTTTGGGGCAATTGCGCGGTTTGGGGAAAGGCAAGAACGGCAGTGAACAGGACGGAAAATGCAGCTCCTGGCAAGGAACGAAGGACTCTCATCTGGATCTCCTGGACATTGGACGGAGGTGGCTCAAAATCGTGAAGGAGTATACGAAGAAAATCAGTGAAGAGTTCGAATAGCTTGGCAGAAATATTCTGAAGCTACGCTGTCGGCGTGAGCAGGCTCTTCAACTCTTCGCCAAAACGTGCAAGTTCGTGGAGACGCTCGGGAGTGGCTTCGATGATTTCCGACTTGGATTGAAAGACCTTTTGGCCCCGGACTTCGGTGAGCACGCCGAGAACTTCGCCCATTTTCCAGCCCGGGGCGCCGATCGTTGTGAGTCCTGTTGGGGTGGGCGTCAGCAGCGCGATGCAGTTCCCTTTCACGACGCCGATGGCCCTGGGAAAGCGGTCGAAGGTCTGGAGTTCGAAGCCGGCGAGGTAAATGCGCTGGAGCTGTTCGGAAAGGTCCATAGA
This region includes:
- a CDS encoding ATP-binding protein, which gives rise to MNATRVSYTLDSSLESVNKAEETATEFATKTGFDPEEVQRISMAVREATVNAVLHGNSYDPRKKVHIAFEAAGDALTVTVRDEGKGLDQEEIPDPLAPENLLKQSGRGIFLIRAFMDEVRFRNMEPGTEVTLIKRLSGDSRDGKEASQ
- a CDS encoding STAS domain-containing protein; the protein is MTMKASTRQVDGVTIIDLSGRITLGEGSVVLRDTIRNSVGQGIKKIVLNLGDVTYIDSSGIGELVSAFTSVRNQGGELKLLNLTKKVHDLLQITKLYTVFDVKDDEASAIKAFK
- a CDS encoding serine hydrolase domain-containing protein; this translates as MRVLRSLPGAAFSVLFTAVLAFPQTAQLPQTETGKLASEWLTLCNAPNHDALAKWNAANREEAFLKEHSADEVADTQLQECTQQGGFDVVKVNESAPDHLQLTAKGKKSGIFLGLEFRVSNGKLGGIGFRPAEIPDSALPNDVSDAVVKKEVESTVARLSGSGLFSGIVMVARGTQPIAIATGGFANRENKTPITADTQFTLGSMGKMFTAAAVGQLVDQGKLSYNDVVGKFFPRYGNQTIREKVTVGMLLSHTGGLGDFLDKRTPEMMKDGVKRASEFVPLFENVPPKFEPGSSWSYSNAGLTLAGAIVEKVSGEAYPDYLRKHIFEPAGMKNSDPNNIPHHDARMVTPYTQMSENGPSAAWHAAKPDIGSPAGGALSTANDLIRFAAALRNGKLVSKATFERMAQPHGKTPWGGEYGYAMQIEHVQGETVVGHGGGYPGVNTELYIVLNSPYTIVALANQDPPAADFAGQMVQALVAKKAKEGK